ATGATGGGCATGGACAGGATGGGCCACCGCGGCAAAAAAGGGACCATGATGGGCCATTTCTATGGTAGAATGATGATGGCCGTGAAGGCCCTCGACCTTACCCCCGAGCAGAAGGCCAGGGCCACCGAGATATACACGAATTTCAGGAAGCAGGCCATAAGGACCGGCGCCGATATCAAGATCGCCAAGCTTGAGCTCCATCAGCTCCTCATGGCCGACCCCGTAAACATGGAAAGCGTCACGGCGAAGGTGAACGAGATAGCTCGGAAGCAGGCGGACCTGATGATGGCAGGCATAAGGGGAGTCGAGGAGTTCAAAAAGACCCTTACCCCCGAGCAGCGGGGACAGTTAAGGGGCATTCTCGCTATGGACTCCGGTGCCGGAGACGACATGGAGGAGCTGGCAATGGATTCCGGTGAAATGGACATGACGGACATGACGGAATAGGAACAGTTCTCCGGGCCTTTCTTGAGAAGCTGCCGGGCGCTGCTTGAAATCGTTACCAGAGAAAAAGGAAAGGAGGGGTGCGCATGAAGAGATACTCCATACCCAGGGTCGCCCATTGCAGTGAAGGGTGTCCAAGACGGTCCCGGGCATGACCTTAAACTGCCCATCTCCAATCCCTTCCTTGAAGAAGCATAATAAACCGAATCCCCGCGGCTTCCCCGCGGGGATTTTTTTTGCGCCATGATCTTAGGTGATGGAGGGGCTGGCAAGGCCGGCATCTGGAGCGAGGCCGAACTGCTGGTGGCTGACAGCGAGCCTTGTGCCCGAAAGCGCGCAGCGCGTTAAAGGGCTTTCCGCAAAATGACTTTTTCGTGAAATTTTCCTCTAGGCCCGCCCCCGGGATTCGGCCATTTTCCCCTTTTCTCCAGGGCCGGAATGAGATAGCATAATAATATCCTACCCAGGGGTTTCGGAATGGGCATAGAGTGGAGCGCCAGCCTGGCAACCGGGCTGGACTGGCAGGACAGCCATCACAGGGAGCTTTTCAAACGCATCAATCGCCTATTGGACGCCATGGCTACGGGCTACGGGAAGGAAGAGGTGCGGACCCTGTTCAAGTTCCTCGACGAGTATTTCGTAATCCACTTCGAGGCCGAGGAGCTGGCGATGGAAAAGCACGGCTACCCTGATGCCGCCCTCCATAAGGCCGAGCACGCGCGTTTCATAGAGAACATCTCCCGATTGAGGGATGAGTTCGAGAAGGGGCCTTCGTCAAGGCACGTCATCTGGGTGCAGCGCGAGGTCGTGGACTGGCTCATAAACCACATCGGCGACATGGACAAGAAGCTCGGGAGCTTTCTTAAATCCGCAGATGCGGTTTGAGGGCCGCACCGCATCATTATTTATCTACATTATCCTCGCGGAGCCATTCCGGACATATTCCCACTGAAATAACGCATCGCTCTAGCGGGATGCTGAAAAAATATTGAGAAAACTTTCTACAGAAAGTTTCCCCCAAAAGTCTTTTTCAGCACTCTGCTAGTTCGACCAGGCGGACTTGCATTGAAGGGGTTCTCGGATGGGCATCGAGTGGAGCAGCTATTTAGCGACCGGGGTCGATTGGCAGGACAGCCATCACCGGGAGCTCTTTAAGCGCATAAACCGCCTCCTGGACGCCATGGCCTCGGGCTACGGCAAGGAGGAGGTTGCGAACCTTTTCAATTTCCTTGACCAGTATTTCGTGGTCCATTTCGAGGCCGAAAACGAGGCCATGGAGCGGCACGGCTACCCCGGCGCGGCCACGCACGCAGCCGAGCACGCGCGCTTCATAGAGAGCATATCCCGGCTGAGGAAGGAGTTCGATAAAGGGCCGTCCTCGAAGCTGGTCATCTGCGTAGAGCGCGAGGTCGTGGACTGGCTCTTGAACCATGTGGCGGGCATGGACAAGAAGCTCGGGAATTTCGTTAAATCGGCAGTGGACAGGTAAGAACGCGCGCCCTGTCGCATCCTTGAAGTCCCATCCCTGGCGTCCATCGTACTTGTCGCCTTCAAGCCCCGGCTTGCTTCTTTTCGAGCGATACCGCGAGCACGCCGGCGATCACTACCGCCATTCCGGCTATCTGAACGAGATCAAGCTCCTCCCCCAGTATGAAATAAGCGAGCACCGCGGTAGATACCGGTCCTATGAAGCTTACCAGGGCCGCCCTGCTCGCGCCTATCCTCCTTATCCCGAGGGCGAGCGTAAGGACCGGCACGAACGTCGAGACCACCGCGAGCGCGGCGAGCAATGCCCAGACCTCCGGCTCTTCCGGGAAGCGCTGTCCCCGCCAGGTCGCCAGGAACCCCATCGTAGCGGCTGTAGTCCCGTATGCGGCGATCTTCACTCCCGATACCCGCGTTGAGAGGAACTGCGTGAGTATGTAGCTGAAGGAATAGATGAGCGCCGAAAAGAGGACAAGCCCCGCTCCGAGGGCGTATCCCGGCTCAATGCCGCCATATACCTTGAGGACGAGCGCAAGCCCCGCGTACGTGAGGACGAGCGATACGGCCTTTCCCGTTGTGAGCTTCTCCTTGAAGAAGATTGCCGCAAGGACCGCTACCATCGCCGGGTAGGTATAGAGTATGACCCTTTCGAGGGACGCGTCTATATAGAGGAGGCCGTAGAAGTCCGCGAGAGCGGCCGCATAGAGACCGAGTAAGCCGCTCAGCACAAGATAGAGGAAGTCCCTCCACGAGACCCTCGGCGAAGGGAAGAAGAGGACCGCGGCCCAGAAAAACGGCATGGCTATGGCGAACCGGAGCGCCAGGAGCGTTATCGGGTCGAGCCCGTATCCGTATATGAGCTTGGCTAATATCCCCTTTATCGAAAAGGTCACGGCAGAGGCCGCAGCCAGGAGATATCCCGCGAGCAGGTCTTTTCTTTCCATTCCCTCTCGAACGCTTCCGGGCCTGAAAAAAAATCCCCGCCTCTTGCGGCGGGGCGGTCCGGCTAAAAGGCCGTCAATCGATAAGAGCCGGACTTAAGTCACAGCCCTATCCACCCGGTCCATCGTATAAAACTTCCGACGGAGCACGTAATGATAATACCGCGCGGCTATCCGGTCAAGTGTAAAGCCCCGGGGCGTTCCAGCCGATAATCTCTCAGATGGGACGCGAGACCCCATAGGCGAAATCAAACCCAGGAAGGTCCTGAAGTGCAGTCAGCCGTGAACGAGCCCAAGTATCTTAGCCTTGAAGTGCCGAGAAAAGTAGCCCTCGCCATACTGTTCATACTCCTATTCCTTCTCCCGGCCCTGTCCTACGCGGCCGGGACACCCAGGATGATCAATAACCCGGGGCACTGGATCTCGAAAATAGGGAGCCCCGGAGAAACAGTCCTTTCGCCTGAAGAGGTCCGGGCTTTCAACACTGCTACCATCGGAGCGGTGGACCAGATGGCGGAGCTCCGGTCTGTTCCCGACACCATTCCGGGAGAAAAGGTATTCGAGTGGATATGGACGGACTTTCTTGTGAACCCAGGGAAAAGGTACGACTCCAAGGGGCGGAAGCTCCCCGAGAGCTTTTTTGCCGACCTGGTCCGGAACATGGACCTGGACGGCATCGCTAATGAAGTAGCGGTCAGGTTCGGCGTGGTGACCGAGAGGGCGGATATGAGGGGCCTTCCGACCCATGAAGCCATCCTGTCTAAGCCTAACCGCGAGGGATTCGACTCCATACAGTATTCGAGCCTGTACCCTCCGGCGCGCGTTCTTCTCCTTCATACGAGCGAGGACGGGGAGTGGGGTTTTTTTCAGGCCGAGACCTTAAGGGGCTGGCTCAGAATGGACAAGGTCGCGTTCGGGGAGCGGAATTTTGTTCTGCCGGCAGACAATGAAGAGTTCCTCGTCGTGACAGGTAACAGAGTGAGCGTATATGGCGACAGCGCCCTTGAAAAGATACGGGCAGAGGTGGTCATGGGCGGAGTCCTCGCCATCTCAGCTCAGGCAGAAGGGAACTCCCCCTGGGCCGTAAGGTTCCCTGAGCGGCGCCAGGACGGCTCGCTCTACTGGACAAACGGATACATACATCCCGATGCCGAGGTCCACCCCGGCTATCTCCCTTATACGAGATCGAACATAATAAGACAGGCATTCAAGATGCTCGGCGAGGAGTACGGCTGGGGCGGCAGGAGGGGGCTCAGGGACTGCTCGCTTTTCATACAGGACATATTCGCGACGGTCGGTGTGAAACTACCGAGGAACTCAAGGCAGCAGGGCGTCACAGGGGAGGTCCTGGCGCACCTGGATATAGGGGGCGCCAGGGAGGACGTGGCCCTTGCGCTAAGGGGCTCGGACCCCGGCATAACCCTCCTGACCCTTGAAGGCCATGTAATGCTCTATCTCGGCGAATCCGGCGGAAAGCCCTATGTCATACACCAGATATTCGGGTACGCTGACAGGGGCGGGATGAGGCGCGTGGGCAAGGTCGCTGTCACGGGGCTTGA
The sequence above is drawn from the Deltaproteobacteria bacterium genome and encodes:
- a CDS encoding bacteriohemerythrin, with protein sequence MGIEWSASLATGLDWQDSHHRELFKRINRLLDAMATGYGKEEVRTLFKFLDEYFVIHFEAEELAMEKHGYPDAALHKAEHARFIENISRLRDEFEKGPSSRHVIWVQREVVDWLINHIGDMDKKLGSFLKSADAV
- a CDS encoding bacteriohemerythrin, whose protein sequence is MGIEWSSYLATGVDWQDSHHRELFKRINRLLDAMASGYGKEEVANLFNFLDQYFVVHFEAENEAMERHGYPGAATHAAEHARFIESISRLRKEFDKGPSSKLVICVEREVVDWLLNHVAGMDKKLGNFVKSAVDR
- a CDS encoding DMT family transporter, yielding MERKDLLAGYLLAAASAVTFSIKGILAKLIYGYGLDPITLLALRFAIAMPFFWAAVLFFPSPRVSWRDFLYLVLSGLLGLYAAALADFYGLLYIDASLERVILYTYPAMVAVLAAIFFKEKLTTGKAVSLVLTYAGLALVLKVYGGIEPGYALGAGLVLFSALIYSFSYILTQFLSTRVSGVKIAAYGTTAATMGFLATWRGQRFPEEPEVWALLAALAVVSTFVPVLTLALGIRRIGASRAALVSFIGPVSTAVLAYFILGEELDLVQIAGMAVVIAGVLAVSLEKKQAGA
- a CDS encoding SH3 domain-containing protein, coding for MQSAVNEPKYLSLEVPRKVALAILFILLFLLPALSYAAGTPRMINNPGHWISKIGSPGETVLSPEEVRAFNTATIGAVDQMAELRSVPDTIPGEKVFEWIWTDFLVNPGKRYDSKGRKLPESFFADLVRNMDLDGIANEVAVRFGVVTERADMRGLPTHEAILSKPNREGFDSIQYSSLYPPARVLLLHTSEDGEWGFFQAETLRGWLRMDKVAFGERNFVLPADNEEFLVVTGNRVSVYGDSALEKIRAEVVMGGVLAISAQAEGNSPWAVRFPERRQDGSLYWTNGYIHPDAEVHPGYLPYTRSNIIRQAFKMLGEEYGWGGRRGLRDCSLFIQDIFATVGVKLPRNSRQQGVTGEVLAHLDIGGAREDVALALRGSDPGITLLTLEGHVMLYLGESGGKPYVIHQIFGYADRGGMRRVGKVAVTGLDLGSRSSIGSMKLRLRGVTRMTIPEEYRIKTAIDKQA